A segment of the Bradyrhizobium sp. CCBAU 53340 genome:
GCATCCTGCTCGGCATCGTCGTGTGCCTTGCGACCGGCGCGCTGGCCGGCTTCATCAACGGCTGCGTCGTCGTCTATGGACGCATACAGCCGATCATCGCGACGCTCGCGACCGGCGCGGTCTATATCGGAATCGCGCTGTTCCTGCGGCCGACGCCGGGCGGCAAGATCGACGAGGATCTCAACTGGGCGATGACCAACTCGCTCGGCGATTTCGCCTCCACCGTTCACATTTTTGACGACGGCGCCGCGAGCTGGTTTGCGCCGGTGGCCTGGATTCCGGTGCCGTTCGTGCTGCTGATCCTGATCGCACTTCTGGTCTGGGTGCCGTTCCGCCGCTCCGTGCTCGGCCGCGCCGTCTATGCGGTCGGCTCGGCCGAGGGCGCCGCCTACATGTCCGGCCTGCCGATCGACCGCGCCAAGATCGCGGCCTTCACGCTCGCCGGCTTCTTTGCCGGCTGCGGCGGCCTGTTTCTCGCAATCCAGACGTCATCAGGCAATGCCGACATCCCGCAGGCCGGCGCCTACACGCTGAATTCGATCGCCTCCGTCGTGATCGGCGGCACGTCGCTGCTCGGGGGCACCGGCAGCGCGATCGGCTCGATCTTCGGAGCCATGGTGCTGCGTGTCATCTCGTTCTTCTTCCGCATCTTCGATATCGCGCCGCTGCTGCAGCCGCTGTTCGAGGGCCTGATCCTGCTCGCGGCCGTCAGCATCGGCGCGCTCGGCGTGCTGCGCGTCAAGAATACGCTGGAGCTGTTTCGATGACGACTGCGTCCCTCGGGCTCTCCCGCGACGACCGCCCGATCCTGATCGCGGCCCTGTTCATCCTCGTCATCCTGGTCGCCGGCACGGTCTATACCTTTGCTCGCTTCGGCAGCGCGCCTTTGTTGTCGCCGACCTATTTGCTGCAGCAGCTCCAGATCGGCGCCTTCCTCGGCATCGTCGCCGCCGGGATGATGATGGTAATCCTGATCGCGCAGATCGACCTGTCGGTGCCGTGGACGCTCGCCGCCGCTGCCATGATGGCGACCTCGATCGGCGGGCCGCTCGCGATTCCGGTCGGGCTCGGCGTTGGGCTCGTGGTCGGTCTCATCAACGGCATCGGGGTTGCTTACTTGCGCGTGCCTTCGATGATCTTCACCCTCGGCGTCAACGCGGTGATGCGCGGCCTGATGGTGGCGCATACCGGCGGCTACGCCCCGCAGACGGCCGCCACCGACCTGATGCGAATGCTCGCCGGTGATCGCACGCTCGGCATCCCCAATGCGCTGTTCGTCTGGGCCGCGGTGTCGGTGCTCGTCGCGATCATCCTCCAGCGCACCGCGCTCGGCCGTTACGTCTACGCCATCGGCAACAAGGAGGCGGCCGCGTATCTCGCCGGCGTCGACACCCGGCGCATCACCGTGATCTGCTTCGTGCTCTGCGGCCTCGCTGCAGCGCTCGCCGGCGTCCTGCTCGCCGGCTATTCCACCAAGGCCTATCAGGGCATGGGAGATGCCTATCTGCTGCCGTCGATCGCGGCGGTGGTGATCGGCGGCACCAACATCCTCGGCGGCCGCGGCCGCTATCTCGGCACCCTGATCGGTGTCGTCCTGATCGTGCTGCTCAACAGCGTGCTGTCGATCATGGACATGCCCGAGGCCGGCCGCCAGGTGATCTACGGCCTCGTCATCATCTTCATGCTGCTGGTCTACGGCCGCGGTGAGCGTGTCACGAGCTAAACCGCCGCGCGCGTGTTGAGGTAGATCGAATACAGCGAGGTCTGTCCGCAGATATAGAGGCGGTTGCGGCGCGGGCCGCCGAAGCAGACATTGGCGACGATCTCGCCGATCGGGACCGTGCCGATGTGGGCGCCGTCAGGGGCGTAGCAGAACACGCTGCGGCCCGCCGAGGTCCAGATGTTGCCATGGATGTCGACGCGGAAACCGTCATAGAGCCCGTCCGGGCAGGTCGCGAACAGCGAGACTTCTCCGAGCGTCTGTCCCTTGACCTGATAGGACCAGATCGTTGGCGGCAGCCCGCGGACATGGGTCGCGCCGGTGTCGGCGACATAGAGCCTGGTTTCGTCGGGCGAGAAGGCCAGTCCATTCGGCTGCACCCGGTCGGACACGACGCGGGTGATCGCCTTGGTGCTGCCGTCGATCCGGTAGACGTTGGAGGCGCCGATCTCGGACGGGCTTTGCTGCCCCTCATAGTCGCTGTCGATGCCGTAGGTCGGATCGGAGAACCAGATCGAATCGTCAGATTTGACGACGACATCGTTGGGCGAATTCAGCCGGCGGCCTTCGAATGCGTCGGCCAGCACGGTGATCGAGCCGTCGTGCTCGGTCCGGGTGACGCGCCGCATGAAATGCTCGCAAGTGACCAGCCGGCCCTGGCGGTCGGTCGTGTTGCCGTTGGAATTGAAGCTCGGAGAGCGGAACACCGACACCGATCCGTCGGTCTCGTCAAAGCGCATCATCCGGTTGTTCGGAATGTCGGACCAGATCAGGTAGCGCCCGGCCGGAAAATAGGCGGGCCCTTCGGCCCAACGGCAACCGCTGGTGAGTTTCTCGAGATTGACGTGGCCGATGACCAGCCGATCGAAGCGAGGATCGTGGGCGACATAGGGGAGCATGCGTCCTCCTTGATGAGCCGCAGATTCTTGAGGGGGCCTGCGTGCTCGCCCTACTTTGATCGACCCTGCCGAATTTGCAAGCGTGCTCCGTTCAAGGACGCATCGAACCGGGAACGACAATACCCGGGACGTCCAGCGCGAAGACGCGCTTCGCGCTTTGGTCCGGGCATTGTGCGTTTGCGGAGCCGCCCTTCCGATAGACTACTGCGACAGCTTCACGAAGTTCGGAAACTTCAGCTTGCCTTCGGCGATCTTCTCCGGCCAGACCACGACCTGCTTCTCGTCCTGCCACTGGAAGACGAGGCCGGTCACGAAGCCGGGTCCGGACTTGATGCCATGGGTGAACTCGTCGTCCTTGCCGTAGAACTGGATCTTGCCGATCGTGCCCTCGTAGTCGGTCTTCTCGAGTTCGGTGACCATCTTGTCGGGGTCGGTCGAGCCGGCGCGCTTGATCGCATCGGTGATCATGTAGACCTCGTCATAGGCGGTGTAGCCGGTATAGGCCGGCGGCGCACCGAATTTGGCCTTGAAGGCGGCGGCGAACGGCTTTGTCTTCGAGGTCACCGCGACGTCGGGCGTCGCGACGGCGAGCGACGGGATGCCGTCGGCGGCACCGTTGGTGTCCTTCCAGAAGGTCGGGCTCAGCGCCTGCGCGCTGATGCCGAACATCGGCACCGGCACCTGCTGGTTCTTCCACTGCACGGTCGGCTGCACGCCGACATGGGAGATGCCGGTAACGATCACGTCGGGCTTCTTGGCCTCGATGTTGTTGAAGATCGGCGTGAAGTCGGTGGTGTCAGGCGAGAAGCGGACGTGCTCGACGACCTTCAGGCCCGCCTTGGGCAGGCAGGCTTCGTAGCCGACGTCGAGCGGCTTGGTCCAGGCAGCGTCCTCGCTCATGATCGCGACGGTCTTCATGTGCATCTTGTCGACCAGCAGATCCTTGGCAGCGTCGCAGACGAGCTGCGCCTGCGCGGCCGAGGTCAGGTAGCCGTGGAACGTGTACTTGTTCTTCTCATAGTCGTTGTGGATCGCCTTGGTGATCTCGTTCGACGCGGCGCCCGGGGTGATCAGCGGCATCTTCAGCCGCGCCGCCCAGGGCTCGAGCGCCAGCACGACCTCGCTGATATAGCTAGCGATCACCGCGGAGACCTTGTCCTCGCTCACCGCGCGCTGGAACGCGCGCACGGAATCGGCCGAGGAGCTCTTGTTGTCATAGGTGACGATCTCGACCTTGCGGCCGAGGATGCCGCCCTTGGCGTTGATCTCGTCGGCGGCGATCTGCGCGCCGCCGGGCGTTGCAGCCCCCGCGATCGCCTGCACCTCGGCGATGACGCCGATCTTGATCGGGTCGTTCGACTGCGCATAGGCGGGCGCTGCGAGGCAGAGCGCCAGCGCGGAGGTGAGGAGGGCGGAGCCCAAAACCGTCGATGATCGCATGGTCGTTTCCCTTTCGTTTTTTGTTGGTACGCGAACTCAAAGAAAATCGGCGCCGGCCTCGCTGGCGAATCGGCCGGGATCGCCCTCCCAGACGATCCGTGCGTGCTCCAGCACATAGACGCGGTCGGCATGGGGTAGTGCGAAGGTGACGTTCTGCTCGCCGAGCAGCACCGTGATCGAGGTGGTCTGCCGCAGCTTCTCCAGCGCCTTGGAGAGCAGCTCGAGGATGACGGGGGCCAAGCCCAGTGTCGGCTCGTCCAGGATCAGGATCTGCGGCTGCATCATCAGCGCGCGGCCGATCGCCAGCATCTGCTGCTCGCCGCCTGACAGCGTTTGGGCCATCTGGCCCTGGCGCTCTTTCAGGATCGGGAACAGCTCGAACAGCCAGGCAAGTTGCGCGGCGCGCTTGTCGTCGGTCAGGTGCTGGCCGCCGAGATCGAGGTTTTCCCGCACCGTCATCTCGCCGAACAGCTCGCGCGACTCTGGGCATTGCACGAGGCCGCTGCGGGCGATCTTCGCTGGGCTCGTGCCGCGCAGCTTCTCGCCGCCGCGGATGATCTCGCCGGTGTAGGGCAGGAAGCCGGAAATGATGTTGAACAGCGTGGTCTTGCCGGCGCCGTTGAGGCCGACGATCGAGACGAACTCGCCTTCGTGGATGTGGATCGAGACGTTCTCCAGCGCCTGCGCCTTGCCGTAATGGACGCTGACATTCTCGACCTGGAGCAGCGGCACCTTGTCCTTGAAGCTGGTTTCGGGGCGCGCATGCGTCTCGATCGCGCCGCCGAGATAGACCCGCCGCACCGTCTCGTTTCGCATGACGTCATCGGCCTTGCCGGTGACGATCTCCTCGCCGAGATACATCGCCAGCACGCGGTCGACCAGCGCGGCGACGCTCTTGA
Coding sequences within it:
- a CDS encoding ABC transporter permease — encoded protein: MLDDIVIRVRQNVGIVTAVLLFSILYLLYNFAHPKGFSSAVLVQNGDEIFALAMLAMAQTVPVLASGLDLSVGAVMTMVGCFASYLLTGAPDGTPLHLDIFGLQLGLGTFPGGVSGILLGIVVCLATGALAGFINGCVVVYGRIQPIIATLATGAVYIGIALFLRPTPGGKIDEDLNWAMTNSLGDFASTVHIFDDGAASWFAPVAWIPVPFVLLILIALLVWVPFRRSVLGRAVYAVGSAEGAAYMSGLPIDRAKIAAFTLAGFFAGCGGLFLAIQTSSGNADIPQAGAYTLNSIASVVIGGTSLLGGTGSAIGSIFGAMVLRVISFFFRIFDIAPLLQPLFEGLILLAAVSIGALGVLRVKNTLELFR
- a CDS encoding ABC transporter permease, encoding MTTASLGLSRDDRPILIAALFILVILVAGTVYTFARFGSAPLLSPTYLLQQLQIGAFLGIVAAGMMMVILIAQIDLSVPWTLAAAAMMATSIGGPLAIPVGLGVGLVVGLINGIGVAYLRVPSMIFTLGVNAVMRGLMVAHTGGYAPQTAATDLMRMLAGDRTLGIPNALFVWAAVSVLVAIILQRTALGRYVYAIGNKEAAAYLAGVDTRRITVICFVLCGLAAALAGVLLAGYSTKAYQGMGDAYLLPSIAAVVIGGTNILGGRGRYLGTLIGVVLIVLLNSVLSIMDMPEAGRQVIYGLVIIFMLLVYGRGERVTS
- a CDS encoding SMP-30/gluconolactonase/LRE family protein, with the translated sequence MLPYVAHDPRFDRLVIGHVNLEKLTSGCRWAEGPAYFPAGRYLIWSDIPNNRMMRFDETDGSVSVFRSPSFNSNGNTTDRQGRLVTCEHFMRRVTRTEHDGSITVLADAFEGRRLNSPNDVVVKSDDSIWFSDPTYGIDSDYEGQQSPSEIGASNVYRIDGSTKAITRVVSDRVQPNGLAFSPDETRLYVADTGATHVRGLPPTIWSYQVKGQTLGEVSLFATCPDGLYDGFRVDIHGNIWTSAGRSVFCYAPDGAHIGTVPIGEIVANVCFGGPRRNRLYICGQTSLYSIYLNTRAAV
- a CDS encoding ABC transporter substrate-binding protein, producing MRSSTVLGSALLTSALALCLAAPAYAQSNDPIKIGVIAEVQAIAGAATPGGAQIAADEINAKGGILGRKVEIVTYDNKSSSADSVRAFQRAVSEDKVSAVIASYISEVVLALEPWAARLKMPLITPGAASNEITKAIHNDYEKNKYTFHGYLTSAAQAQLVCDAAKDLLVDKMHMKTVAIMSEDAAWTKPLDVGYEACLPKAGLKVVEHVRFSPDTTDFTPIFNNIEAKKPDVIVTGISHVGVQPTVQWKNQQVPVPMFGISAQALSPTFWKDTNGAADGIPSLAVATPDVAVTSKTKPFAAAFKAKFGAPPAYTGYTAYDEVYMITDAIKRAGSTDPDKMVTELEKTDYEGTIGKIQFYGKDDEFTHGIKSGPGFVTGLVFQWQDEKQVVVWPEKIAEGKLKFPNFVKLSQ
- a CDS encoding ATP-binding cassette domain-containing protein, with protein sequence MDQRLSNRPVLEVRGLTKRFGGLTAVKNLGFDVNSGEIFGLIGPNGSGKSTAMKSVMGIERPTAGDVIFEGENVAGLPAHKIARKGFGMVFQHSRPLNRQTVLENIMVALLPDSLFMLFPDKALVERAKWIADRVGLGSVMNRRPPTLPFADLRRLELAKAIARDPKVVLVDEPFAGLTRAEVDVFSDLIRSFRDEGRAVMLVDHNVKSVAALVDRVLAMYLGEEIVTGKADDVMRNETVRRVYLGGAIETHARPETSFKDKVPLLQVENVSVHYGKAQALENVSIHIHEGEFVSIVGLNGAGKTTLFNIISGFLPYTGEIIRGGEKLRGTSPAKIARSGLVQCPESRELFGEMTVRENLDLGGQHLTDDKRAAQLAWLFELFPILKERQGQMAQTLSGGEQQMLAIGRALMMQPQILILDEPTLGLAPVILELLSKALEKLRQTTSITVLLGEQNVTFALPHADRVYVLEHARIVWEGDPGRFASEAGADFL